In Nicotiana tabacum cultivar K326 chromosome 17, ASM71507v2, whole genome shotgun sequence, one DNA window encodes the following:
- the LOC107779719 gene encoding choline-phosphate cytidylyltransferase 2: MENGSEDPQLQQQQQQQPQPRRLKPIPPNPPPTDRPARIYADGIYDLFHFGHARALEQAKKLLPNTYLLVGCCNDEITHMYKGKTVMNDKERYESLRHCKWVDEVIPDAPWVVTPEFIEKHQIDYVAHDALPYADASGAGNDVYEYVKSIGKFLETKRTDGISTSDLIMRIVKDYNEYVMRNLDRGYSRKDLGLSYVKEKRLRVNRGLKKLHERVKKQQEKVEEKIQTVAKHRNIWVENADRLVAGFLEMFEEGCHKMGTVIRDRIQEQIRTKSIKGLLYDKEDDDDDYDYYYGSTDDDEEYYDGEDED, from the exons ATGGAGAATGGAAGCGAAGATCCACAATtacaacaacagcagcaacaacagccgCAGCCGCGACGGTTGAAACCAATCCCACCGAATCCACCGCCAACAGATCGACCGGCTCGTATTTACGCCGACGGTATCTACGATCTCTTCCACTTCGGCCATGCTCGCGCTCTTGAACAAGCCAAAAAACT GTTGCCCAACACTTATCTTCTTGTTGGATGCTGCAATGATGAAATCACCCACATGTACAAGGGAAAAACTGTTATGAATGATAAGGAGCGCTATGAATCTCTGCGCCACTGCAA ATGGGTTGATGAAGTTATTCCAGATGCGCCTTGGGTTGTTACCCCGGAGTTCATTGAGAAACATCAGATTGACTATGTGGCACATGATGCTCTTCC TTATGCAGATGCAAGTGGAGCTGGAAATGATGTTTACGAGTAT GTTAAGTCCATTGGTAAGTTTTTGGAGACCAAGCGGACTGATGGAATATCTACTTCAGATTTAATAATGAGGATTGTAAAAGATTACAATGAATATGTGATGCGCAATTTGGACCGAGGATATTCAAGGAAGGATCTTGGTCTAAGCTACGTGAAG GAAAAAAGGCTGAGAGTGAACAGGGGGTTGAAAAAGTTGCATGAGAGAGTAAAGAAACAACAAGAAAAAGTGGAAGAGAAG ATACAAACAGTAGCAAAGCATCGGAATATTTGGGTGGAAAATGCTGATAGATTGGTTGCTGGTTTCCTTGAGATGTTTGAAGAGGGTTGCCACAAGATG GGCACTGTCATAAGAGACCGAATTCAAGAACAGATAAGGACCAAGAGTATAAAAGGGCTTCTATATGACAAAGAAGACGACGATGATGATTATGACTACTATTATGGGAGCACTGACGATGATGAAGAATACTACGATGGTGAAGATGAAGACTAG